The following proteins are encoded in a genomic region of Alosa alosa isolate M-15738 ecotype Scorff River chromosome 10, AALO_Geno_1.1, whole genome shotgun sequence:
- the mafbb gene encoding v-maf avian musculoaponeurotic fibrosarcoma oncogene homolog Bb — MAAELHHLSVAKNQTGLEFGNDFDFMKFDVKKEHILGLDRTFIQQCSQVQTPGSLSTTPMSTPCNSEPSSPGFSPTGQRNNQEEFYWNMSSGAYPSHLEPHNLGLTPEDAVEALVGNSVHGHPSSPQMHSSYQPTEFDAYRAAHYPTQHPVPLHQQQYPGLPHNSGALQSHPGAQNPGKSEYLHRQDLSDLSPSVSDEQLGLQQAQHQQYHQSRHGRNQGIESRFSDDQLVSMSVRELNRHLRGLTKDDVIRLKQKRRTLKNRGYAQSCRHKRVQQKHNLEHEKTSLVSQVEHLKHELNRLVRERDAYKLKCESLAGGSGYRETGSTSDSPSSPEFLM; from the coding sequence ATGGCTGCTGAACTGCACCACTTGAGTGTTGCAAAAAATCAAACTGGACTGGAATTCGGAAACGACTTTGACTTCATGAAATTTGACGTGAAAAAGGAACATATACTGGGACTTGACCGCACCTTTATTCAGCAGTGTAGCCAGGTCCAAACTCCAGGCTCATTGTCTACAACACCAATGAGCACCCCTTGCAACTCCGAGCCCTCGTCGCCTGGCTTTAGTCCAACCGGGCAAAGGAACAACCAAGAAGAGTTTTACTGGAACATGTCAAGTGGCGCGTATCCCTCTCATCTGGAGCCGCACAATTTGGGGTTGACACCAGAAGATGCAGTGGAGGCCCTTGTTGGAAACTCAGTTCACGGTCATCCGTCGTCACCTCAGATGCACTCGTCTTATCAGCCGACGGAGTTTGACGCGTACAGAGCAGCGCATTATCCAACGCAGCATCCCGTCCCACTCCATCAGCAGCAGTACCCGGGACTTCCACATAATTCCGGCGCACTTCAGAGTCACCCTGGGGCGCAAAATCCAGGAAAAAGCGAATACCTTCATAGGCAAGACCTCAGCGATCTGTCTCCATCAGTGTCCGATGAGCAACTCGGTCTACAGCAAGCACAGCATCAACAGTACCACCAGTCCCGACACGGCCGGAACCAGGGCATTGAGAGCCGCTTTTCAGACGACCAGCTCGTGTCCATGTCTGTGCGGGAGCTCAACCGTCACCTCCGGGGCCTGACCAAAGATGACGTGATCCGCCTGAAGCAGAAACGCCGGACCCTCAAGAACCGAGGTTACGCACAGTCCTGTCGCCACAAGCGTGTGCAACAGAAGCACAATTTGGAGCATGAGAAGACCAGTCTTGTGTCTCAGGTCGAGCACCTAAAGCACGAGCTGAACCGCTTAGTTCGAGAGAGAGACGCTTACAAACTCAAGTGTGAGAGTCTGGCTGGTGGCAGCGGTTACCGTGAAACTGGGTCTACCAGTGACAGCCCGTCCTCGCCCGAGTTTTTAATGTGA
- the si:dkeyp-97e7.9 gene encoding DEP domain-containing mTOR-interacting protein, whose amino-acid sequence MERTERNKNRNGTKIKRTGSIHRKVKSRQHKAEVMIAGEQLRLRLHDGKLIKEHRYHLRNYPNCFVAHEVIDWLVSHKEVPNRQVALQLMQHLIDHDIVHHVCDKSPIFKDAKMLYRFRKDDGTFPFNIEVKVFMRGQSLYEHLIGGRDSILQLREEKGVMYERSFPGCQFIDWLLQNGEVPSRRQGLELCRALLEHGIIQHVSLKHNFFDSGLLYKFCINFRRRRRLSELLNENEHDEEGVAPSRQEEGAESPFVLRKNPSAHGNTTFLSIQPSELKAASGARRGSLTNQQVTGSYSHANSLTSGPVVRCNPKSVLRRNVTCEELLSPGAPFIRRVLTVLGDALGWGFVVRGRSPCYVQAVDPSSPAATAGVKVRQFVCQVNGLSVLHLDYRTLRKLVMTGPRTVVLEVMEPID is encoded by the exons ATGGAAAGAACAGAAAGGAACAAAAATAGGAATGGAACAAAAATTAAAAGAACAGGAAGCATTCACAGGAAAGTGAAGTCAAGACAACACAAGGCTGAAGTTATGATTGCTGGGGAACAactcag ACTACGATTGCATGACGGAAAACTCATAAAGGAGCACAGATACCACCTGCGTAACTACCCAAACTGCTTTGTAGCACATGAGGTCATTGATTGGTTGGTAAGCCACAAAGAGGTACCAAATCGCCAAGTGGCTCTTCAGCTCATGCAACACTTGATAGACCATGACATCGTTCATCATG TGTGTGACAAGAGCCCCATCTTCAAGGATGCCAAGATGTTGTACCGCTTTAGGAAGGATGATGGAACATTTCCCTTCAACATTGAAGTGAAGGTCTTCATGCGTGGGCAGAGTCTTTATGAGCA TCTCATCGGCGGCAGGGACTCCATCCTCCAGCTGCGGGAGGAGAAAGGGGTGATGTATGAGCGCTCTTTCCCCGGCTGCCAGTTCATCGACTGGCTGCTGCAGAATGGAGAGGTGCCCAGCCGTCGGCAGGGGCTGGAACTGTGCAGGGCGCTGCTGGAGCATGGCATCATTCAGCACG TCTCTCTGAAGCATAACTTCTTCGACAGCGGGCTCCTGTACAAATTCTGCATCAACttccgccgccgccgccgacTCTCGGAGCTGCTGAATGAGAACGAGCATGACGAGGAGGGTGTGGCTCCATCAAGGCAGGAGGAAGGGGCCGAAAGCCCCTTCGTTCTACGCAAGAACCCCTCCGCACATGGAAACACCACCTTCTTGTCAA TTCAGCCCTCTGAACTGAAGGCGGCATCAGGAGCACGTCGGGGCAGTCTGACAAATCAACAAGTCACTGGCAGTTACAGTCATGCCAACTCCCTCACCTCAGGGCCTGTGGTGAGGTGCAACCCCAAATCAG TGCTGAGGAGAAATGTCACCTGTGAAGAACTGTTGTCCCCTGGTGCTCCTTTCATCAGGAGGGTTTTAACG GTGTTGGGAGATGCTTTGGGTTGGGGTTTTGTGGTTAGGGGAAGATCCCCGTGTTATGTGCAAGCTGTGGATCCCAGCAGTCCTGCAGCAACTGCTGGTGTTAAG GTGCGTCAGTTTGTCTGTCAAGTGAATGGGCTTAGTGTTCTCCATCTGGATTACCGTACACTGAGAAAGCTTGTGATGACTGGGCCTCGTACTGTGGTGCTAGAAGTGATGGAGCCAATTGATTAA
- the adnpa gene encoding activity-dependent neuroprotector homeobox a, with protein sequence MFQLPVNNLTRIRKARKSVKKVLVDIGLEYCKDHVEDFKEFGPDDHYVKSLGWEDVCLWYPQKPQDYRSKQFCCSECPFSSKYFSGYKNHFRNVHRQDYEKHILLNCPYCMYSGNKRSLETHVRLFHAANNAYRQNMTSNQANMMAMKDGSLQAVYFCKTCTYQDPLYNVVRRHIYREHFQHVAKAYVDMDSENKSGGNGSGAGINGIQCKICQFAPRSYEALVQHVVEFHEKIGYQVTALIGHTNIPVSRPTYQAGLSRGAVLTSGGWRPQTPQQMNRMAPPKMQGIPVLDHLKQNTIGYKLPMGQPIRMGPADSAKLLGACDPIPVKKPHNVSTAQTQKWKICTVCSQLFPESAYSAHFEKEHQAEKVRVMAKYIMKIHNFTSKCLYCNRYLPTDTLLSHLLVHGLSCPLCYTTFNEVEKIVAHKRQCCPEDTKTAPGESPLTFDLTVALGKPKNIQLIVTTYNMKDASEQSSTKAQAHMSDQPKKVHVKIPDSQHESPAPKVPPASLTPKTEVGKTLCPLCFSILKGPISEALSLHLRERHQVIQTMHPVEKKMTYKCIHCLGVYTSTMTASTITLHLVHCRGVAQSQGGTARPSTARAGQVTKPVATLRPPGIGTLKRELPPPDSLDAKKRKMVDHTRCYPTIFVEKPEEPVVLALDPKGHAEKTYEARKAFLTAYFNCHPYPSQREVEKLAASLWLWKSDVSSHFANRRRSCERDFVTRKAVVLLGFNMRAVNQVKHDLDFDPQWYFEGTDDDDSRLSKITKSRLKDAGGFHHSENAKAVQHFVIRQPVIAGQGSLNKPSNSAFTPKPGSYQEPISIDSDSDSDVEETTSYAKPYERPHTVLARGTGAHLGQQPVFLSQERRPRPQENSSRSLTGLIDGPSMGHSARDAAKNLDSSLSVSSPEEESWARGSVTLDDSSYRPAGIFEGQGKEVGLVGR encoded by the exons aTGTTTCAGCTACCGGTGAACAACCTCACCAGGATACGAAAGGCCAGGAAGTCGGTGAAAAAAGTGCTTGTTGACATTGGATTGGAGTACTGCAAGGACCATGTTGAG GATTTCAAGGAGTTTGGTCCTGATGATCATTATGTGAAGAGTCTTGGTTGGGAGGATGTCTGTCTGTGGTATCCACAAAAACCACAG GACTACAGATCAAAGCAGTTTTGCTGTTCAGAGTGCCCCTTCTCTTCCAAATACTTCTCGGGATACAAGAACCACTTTCGCAATGTGCACAGGCAGGACTACGAGAAGCACATTCTACTCAACTGCCCCTACTGCATGTACAGCGGCAATAAGAGGTCCTTGGAGACTCATGTGCGGCTCTTCCATGCGGCCAACAACGCTTACCGTCAGAACATGACGTCCAACCAGGCCAACATGATGGCGATGAAGGACGGCTCGCTCCAGGCTGTGTACTTTTGCAAGACGTGCACCTACCAGGACCCCCTGTACAACGTAGTGCGTCGGCACATTTATCGCGAGCACTTCCAGCATGTGGCTAAGGCCTATGTGGACATGGACTCTGAGAACAAATCAGGTGGTAATGGCTCCGGCGCTGGCATAAATGGCATCCAGTGCAAGATCTGTCAGTTTGCACCACGCTCCTACGAGGCACTGGTACAGCATGTGGTCGAGTTCCATGAGAAGATTGGATACCAAGTTACTGCACTGATTGGCCACACAAACATCCCCGTGTCCAGACCCACATATCAGGCAGGTTTGTCAAGAGGAGCCGTCTTGACTTCTGGAGGTTGGCGACCTCAGACACCCCAGCAGATGAACCGCATGGCCCCCCCCAAAATGCAGGGGATACCAGTCTTGGATCACTTGAAGCAAAATACTATAGGGTATAAGCTTCCTATGGGGCAGCCTATCCGCATGGGCCCCGCTGACAGTGCAAAACTGTTGGGCGCGTGTGATCCCATCCCGGTCAAGAAGCCGCATAATGTGTCCACTGCTCAAACACAGAAGTGGAAGATCTGCACAGTGTGCAGTCAGCTCTTCCCAGAGAGTGCATACAGTGCCCACTTTGAGAAGGAGCACCAGGCAGAGAAGGTGAGAGTGATGGCCAAGTACATCATGAAGATCCATAACTTTACTAGCAAGTGTCTGTACTGCAACCGCTACCTGCCCACCGACACACTACTGAGCCACCTGCTGGTCCATGGGCTTTCGTGCCCGCTGTGCTACACCACATTCAACGAAGTGGAGAAAATTGTAGCACACAAACGCCAGTGTTGCCCCGAGGACACGAAGACTGCTCCTGGCGAGTCTCCACTAACCTTTGACCTCACTGTTGCTCTTGGCAAGCCCAAGAACATCCAGCTGATCGTTACTACCTATAACATGAAGGACGCCTCTGAACAGTCCTCCACTAAGGCACAGGCCCACATGTCTGACCAACCCAAGAAAGTGCATGTAAAGATACCAGACAGTCAGCACGAGTCACCGGCTCCAAAGGTGCCTCCTGCGAGTCTGACACCCAAGACGGAGGTCGGCAAGACCCTGTGCCCCCTCTGCTTTTCCATCCTGAAAGGGCCCATATCTGAggctctgtctctccatctacgGGAGCGTCACCAGGTGATCCAGACAATGCACCCTGTGGAGAAGAAGATGACCTACAAGTGCATCCATTGCCTCGGTGTATACACAAGCACCATGACTGCCTCCACCATCACGCTGCACCTGGTGCACTGTCGAGGCGTGGCTCAGTCTCAGGGAGGTACAGCCAGGCCTAGCACTGCTAGGGCTGGTCAGGTCACCAAGCCTGTGGCCACCTTGCGTCCCCCAGGCATAGGGACTCTGAAACGTGAGCTGCCTCCGCCCGATAGTCTGGATGCgaaaaagaggaaaatggtGGACCACACCAGATGCTACCCCACTATATTTGTGGAGAAGCCCGAGGAACCGGTTGTGTTGGCTTTGGATCCCAAAGGCCATGCGGAGAAGACCTACGAGGCTCGTAAAGCTTTCCTCACTGCCTACTTCAACTGCCACCCTTACCCGTCGCAGCGTGAGGTGGAGAAGCTCGCGGCCAGCCTCTGGCTATGGAAGTCCGATGTCTCCAGCCACTTTGCCAACCGGCGCCGCTCATGTGAGCGAGACTTCGTCACGAGGAAGGCTGTTGTGTTGCTCGGCTTCAACATGCGTGCTGTCAACCAAGTCAAGCATGACTTGGACTTTGACCCGCAGTGGTATTTCGAGGGCACGGATGATGACGACAGCAGGCTCTCAAAGATTACTAAATCCAGATTGAAGGATGCTGGAGGCTTTCATCACAGTGAGAATGCCAAAGCAGTCCAACACTTTGTCATCAGGCAGCCTGTGATCGCAGGACAGGGTAGTCTAAACAAGCCGAGCAACAGTGCCTTCACGCCGAAACCCGGCTCTTATCAAGAACCCATATCCATTGACTCTGATAGTGATTCTGATGTAGAAGAGACGACCAGTTACGCTAAGCCCTACGAGCGACCTCATACCGTGTTGGCAAGGGGAACCGGTGCCCACTTGGGCCAGCAGCCGGTGTTCCTCTCTCAGGAGAGACGGCCTAGGCCCCAAGAGAACTCCTCACGTAGTTTAACTGGACTCATAGATGGACCCTCCATGGGCCACTCGGCCAGAGATGCAGCCAAGAACCTGGACAGCTCTCTGTCTGTATCCAGCCCCGAGGAGGAGTCATGGGCCCGTGGCTCAGTGACCCTCGACGATAGCAGTTATAGACCAGCTGGTATTTTTGAAGGACAGGGGAAGGAAGTGGGGTTGGTGGGTAGGTGA